CGTCGAACTCGACGGTTGCCACCGGATCATGGTGGTCGCCGCTTCCGACGGCCCGGTGCTGGCGCAGGGCGACGCCGCACTGGCCGAGCTGATCGACAAGCCATGACACCATCCGGCTTCCGTGACCGGCCGGAGGAGGCACCTTCAGCGACGCCAGAACTGAAAGCCGAGCGGGAAGTACCCGTCGGCGTCCGACCTTCACGCGGCCGGTCTGCGACGGAACTGCCGGCGGTACTCCGACGGTGTGACACCCGTGGTGGACACGAACAGCGTGCGGAAGGTCGCGGCGTCGGCGTAGCCGACCTGGACGGTGATCTCGTGGATCCTGCGCTCCGACGTCTCCAGCAGCCGTTTCGCGGCGCTCACCCGGGCAGCCTGCAGGTAGGCCAGGGGCGAACTGCCGGTCGCGGACGCGAAGCGGCGCAGCAGCGTGCGAGTGCTCACGTGAAAGGTGGCCGCGAGCGCCGCGAGGTCGTACCGGTCGGCGAGATGCGCGCGTAACCACCGTTGCACCTCGTCGACGAACGTCGTCGCGGCGACGGGCCGCAAGGTGTCCTCGACGTACGGGGCTTGGCTGTGCCGAGTGTCGGGAACGAGCGTGACCTGCGACGTCGCCCGCGCGATGCGGTCACCGCCGTGCCGGCGGACGAGGTCGAGTGCGAGATCGTGCGCGGCGCTGAACGCACCCGTGGTGGCGAAGCGTCCGTCGCGCACGATCAGCGCCGTCGACTGCACGTCGATGAGCGGGTAGCGCCGTGCGAGTTCCGGCGTGAACAGCCACGACGTGGTCGCGGTGTGACCGTTGAGCAGGCCCGCCTCGGCGAGCAGGAACGTGCCACCGCACACAGCCGACAGTCACAGCGCTCTCCTCGCGCGTTCCCGACACGCGCCTCAGCGCCGCCGCCACCGACCTGCTCATCGCGTCATCGCCGGCCACGCTGGTGAACCACTGCCTGCGTACGTACCACTTCGGGCTCGCGATGGCCGACCGCGACGGCCTCGACCCTGACCTCGAGTTGCTGTTCATCGGTGCCGCTCTGCACGACCTGGGGCTCACCGAACGCTATGACGGGCCGGCGCCGTTCGAGGAGATCGGCGCGGACGCCGCCGCCGAATTCCTGCTGTCGCAGGGCGTCGACGCGACGCGTGCCGACCTGGTGGCCGAGGCGATCCGCCTGCATGTGCGCGCGCAGACCGCGACGGATCCGCGGCCCGAGGTCGCACTCCTGAGTATCGGCGCGGCGGTCGACGTGTTCGGACTTCGCCTGGACCTGATCCCCCCGGACATCACCCGGCGAATCATCGAGGAGCATCCACGGCTCGGCTTCACCGCCGCGATCACCAAGATCGTGGCCGACCAGTCGGCTCGCAAGCCCGACAGCGCACTGGCCCGACTCGACCGCGCGGGCGGCGCCCAACTGCTCGCGGCAACCCCGTTCTCCGACTGACAGTCGTGGCGTGCTCGGGCTGCCGGTCTCCCTGGACCGGCCCCGTCGAGGACAAAACCCCTGCTCAGGCAGCGGAAACCGTTGCCGGTAGTCGCCTTTCCATCGAAGGATCTTTACTTTCGTTGAATCGATACATAGATTGGTGTCATCAGTCGAAAGTTCTGAGTCTTCCGAGCAAAGTCGCGGCGGCTCATGAGCTCGCGGGGCCGTCCCTCTGTGCTCGACGGTCGCCGCACCCTGCCCTGTCGCGGCTGTGCCCGGTCGAGAACGGAGTCCCATGGACGACCATCCCGTCGGCTCTCCCCGCCACCTGTCCCGCAGATCCCTGATGACCACCGGAGTGCTGGCCGCCGGAGCGGTCGGCGTGACCGCGTCCACGGTCGGCGCCCCGTTCAGCGGCAGTCCGGCCCAGGCCGTGGCCGGTGTCACCAAGAAGGTCACCATCTACGCCGAGCAGCTGCCCGGAGGGCTGTTCGGGTACGGCCTGGCACCCGGTCAGGCCACCGTGCCGGGGCCGGTGCTGGAGATCTACGAGGGTGACACCCTGGAGATCACCCTGGTCAACACCACCACCCAGCGGCTGTCCATCCATCCGCACGGGGTCGACTACAGCACCGACTCGGACGGCAGCCCGCTCAACGCCTCGTTCAACAATCCCGGCGAGACCCGGACGTACGTGTGGCGCTCGCGGGAGATGTTCCTCGCGTCCGGCCGGCGGTTCATGCCGGGCAGCGCCGGCTACTGGCACTACCACGACCACGCCATGGGCACCGACCACGGCACCGCCGGGGTGGCCAAGGGGCTGTACGGCGCGCTGATCGTGCGGCGTCGCGGCGACATCCTGCCGGAGAAGCAGTTCACTGTCGTGTTCAACGACATGATGATCAACAACCGGATGGCGCCGGACACCCCGATGTTCGAGGCGAACCTGGGCCAGCGGGTGGAGTGGCTCGCCATCGGGCACGGCGGCACCTTCCACACCTTCCACCTGCACGCGCACCGCTGGGCGGACAACCGCACCGGGATGCTCGAGGGCCCGGCCGACCCCAGCCTCGTGATCGACAACAAGGACCTCAACCCGGGCAGCTCGTTCGGGTTCCAGGTGCTGGCCGGGGAGGGCGTCGGGCCCGGCGCGTGGATGTACCACTGCCACGTGCAGTCCCACTCCGACGGCGGCATGGCCGGGATCTTCCTCGTGCGCAACGCCGACGGCAGCATGCCGCCGGGCGCGGAGGAGGCCATCCACAGGTTCCAGGGCCACACCCACACGCACGGCAGCTGAGGAAATCGAAAGTGGGGACGGGGATGACAAGAAAACTACGACGAACGCTCGCCGCGGCAGCGGTCATCGCGATGCTGATGCCGGGCACACCGGCGGCAGCCGCACCACAGGCGGCAGCCGCACCACAGGCGCAGCAGACCAGGACAGCGGTCCTCGTCTTCCACGGGCCGGTGGCCGAGCAGCAGGATCCGGTCGCCCGCGCCGCGGCAGCCATCAAGGAACTCGGCGCCGCCAATGGCATCGAGGTCACGGCCACCACGAACCCGGCGGTGTTCACCACGGCCCGGCTGTCCGCGTACCGCAGCGTGGTCTTTCTCTCCGCGACGGGCGCTGCGCTCAACCGTGACCAGGAAACGGCGTTGCAGAGCTACATGAAGGCCGGCGGCGGCTTCGTCGGCATCGCCGACGCGGCCCGCGCGCAGGTCGACTCCG
Above is a window of Micromonospora coriariae DNA encoding:
- a CDS encoding GlxA family transcriptional regulator is translated as MCGGTFLLAEAGLLNGHTATTSWLFTPELARRYPLIDVQSTALIVRDGRFATTGAFSAAHDLALDLVRRHGGDRIARATSQVTLVPDTRHSQAPYVEDTLRPVAATTFVDEVQRWLRAHLADRYDLAALAATFHVSTRTLLRRFASATGSSPLAYLQAARVSAAKRLLETSERRIHEITVQVGYADAATFRTLFVSTTGVTPSEYRRQFRRRPAA
- a CDS encoding HD domain-containing protein — its product is MNHCLRTYHFGLAMADRDGLDPDLELLFIGAALHDLGLTERYDGPAPFEEIGADAAAEFLLSQGVDATRADLVAEAIRLHVRAQTATDPRPEVALLSIGAAVDVFGLRLDLIPPDITRRIIEEHPRLGFTAAITKIVADQSARKPDSALARLDRAGGAQLLAATPFSD
- a CDS encoding multicopper oxidase domain-containing protein, translating into MDDHPVGSPRHLSRRSLMTTGVLAAGAVGVTASTVGAPFSGSPAQAVAGVTKKVTIYAEQLPGGLFGYGLAPGQATVPGPVLEIYEGDTLEITLVNTTTQRLSIHPHGVDYSTDSDGSPLNASFNNPGETRTYVWRSREMFLASGRRFMPGSAGYWHYHDHAMGTDHGTAGVAKGLYGALIVRRRGDILPEKQFTVVFNDMMINNRMAPDTPMFEANLGQRVEWLAIGHGGTFHTFHLHAHRWADNRTGMLEGPADPSLVIDNKDLNPGSSFGFQVLAGEGVGPGAWMYHCHVQSHSDGGMAGIFLVRNADGSMPPGAEEAIHRFQGHTHTHGS